CGACTTGGTTATTCTGGGCCATCATTATCAGCGTGATGATGTGATTCAATATGCGGATTATCGGGGTGATTCACTTCAGTTGGCCAAAGTAGCGGAGAAGCTTGGCGATAAAAAGTATATTGTCTTTTGTGGTGTTCACTTTATGGCAGAGACGACAGATACGCTTACATCAGAAGAACAGAAAGTCATTCTTCCTGATATGCGCGCCGGTTGCTCGATGGCGGATATGGCAGATATTGATGAAGTAGAAGAAGCATGGGAAGCGATTCAAGCGCAGTTGGGCGATACCGTGATTCCTGTTACTTATGTAAACTCGACAGCAGCGATCAAATCGTTTGTCGGGCGTCATGGGGGGACAACATGTACTTCGTCCAATGCGCATCAAGTGTTGGAATGGGCATTTGCACAGAAAAAGCGGATACTGTTTTTGCCAGACCAGCATCTGGGTCGCAATACCGCTTTTGATATGGGGATTCCATTGGAACAAATGGTGGTATGGGATCCTAAAGCAGGTGACTTTGAAGGTTTAGAGTGTGAGTTAGAAGAGACGCGTATGCTTCTATGGAAAGGTCATTGTTCTGTACATGAGAAGTTTACTGTCGAACAAATCGAAGGTCATCGGGAACGTGATCCTGAAATGAAGATTATTGTACACCCGGAATGTTCACACGAAGTTGTACAGGCAGCAGATGATAATGGTTCTACAAGTTACATCATCAATCAGATCGAAGCGGCTCCAGCCGGTAGTAAGTGGGCGATCGGTACTGAAGTCAATTTGGTACAACGCTTGGCTAACGATCATCCGGAACAGGAAATTCGTCTTCTCAGTAATACAATCTGTCCATGCTTAACGATGAACCGTATTGACCAGCCTCATCTGTTGTGGGTGTTGGAAGGCTTGGTGCGTGATGAAGTAATTAACCAAATCACTGTTGATCCCGAGACTACAAAATGGTCTCAAGTAGCGTTAGATCGAATGTTAGGGATCAGTTAATCATCATTGTTGACAAGTAGGGAAAGCATTTACCTTGGTGGGGGGTGCTTTTCCTTTTTTATCGTATGAATCCATGCATTTTAAAATTAATGAAATAGTGCTATCTTTCTCTATATAGTCATGGTATGATGTGGATGTTCGCTCTTCTCTCTAAACGGAAAGAAGAGTTAGAAAAATATAATAATGAGCGTTGTAGGTGCAAATCATGACTGGATAGTCTGATTTGCTTAAAAGGGAAGCCGGTGTAAAACCGGCGCGGTCCCGCCACTGTAAGTGGGAGCCTTCTATATGATCCACTGTCCGTATGGGATGGGAAGGAGTAGAAGGTGATGATCATGAGCCAGGAGACCTGCCTGTAACGTCAACACGAAATTCCTACGAGGATAGGAGGTGTTGTGGGATGAGGATACAAGCCGTCTGAGTGCGGTGTGTATTAATCATGGACCCATACCAACCGGAACCCGTAGTGACGGGTTTTTTTGCGTTTATATAAGTATGAAGAAAGGGTGTGATGTAATGACACATCATCTTTACCGCTGGATTTTGTTTTTGGCTACCTTTATGTTGTTCTTTCTCTTTCCGGGGATATCATTAGCTGAGACGAGTACAGAAGATGTTGAAAGTTCCCTTACTATATCTGTTGTGGGAGAGAAGCAGCAGAGTATGATGACTGGATCCATCTCTTTTACTCATTTGGAAGGAGATACGGCATTCGAAGCTTTGCAGGCAGTGTATCAAGGGCAGATTGGATATAGTGGTTCTGGGAGAACGCTGTATGTACATGATATCGGGGGTTTGACTGAATTTAAGCGAGGTGCACTCAGTGGATGGGTGTACCGGGTGAATGGAAAGTACCCAACGGAGAGTGCGGGCTCGTATCAAGTATCAGATGGAGATGTGATTGAGTGGCTGTATACAACCAATAATGGTATAGATCTTGGATATCCGTTAACAGAGAGTCAGGCGCGTAACGGTAATAATATGGCTCGATCGGTGACTCAACCTTCTGCTGAAACAGACGAGCAAACAGATGTAGGCATGAGGGATGATGACAAAGAGCGAAAACAAGTAGAGGCGCACAAACCAGCTCCGGTGGTGGAGCAGGCTGGTTCAGAGCGAGCGGTAACTAAAGATAAGGCGGTTCATTCTGTGTCCGCGTTACAGAGCGAATCAAAAGAACCGCCACCTACTATAAGTGACATGGGGCGTGAGGAGCGAAAAGGGAAAGACAAGAAGAAAAAAGAGGATGCTTCTGAAAAACTGCTCCAATGGACATTAGATCATTACATTAATTCGGAGTGGCAAATTATTGGTCTGTATCAAGCGGCGGGAATTGTTCCAGAAGGTTATCTTCAAAAAGTTGAAGCACAAGTGCAAGCTAATCAGGGAGAATTCCGCAGAGTAACAGATTATGAGCGTCTTATTCTCGGTATTTTAGCAGGCGGTGGAGATCCACGAAATATAGGTGGATACGACCTTGTCGAAAAATTGTATAACAACGAGAGGATGACGTACCAAGGATCGAATGGAGTGATTTTTGCGCTAGTAGCGTTGGATGCTTATGATTATGCAATTCCTGAGGATGCGTTGTGGAATAGGGGCAAATTAGTTGACTGGCTATTGGAACATCAGAACGATGATGGGAGCTGGGCGCTTTCTCAGGGGGCAGGAGATGTCGATATTACCGCAATGGTATTAACTTCGCTTGCTCCTTACGAAGATGCGAAGGTGGAAGAGGCAAAGCAAAAAGGATTTATATGGTTGTCGGCGCGTCAAAAAGAATCCGGAGGGTTTGAATCTTGGGGGAGTGAAACGAGTGAAAGTGCGTCACAAGTAATGATTGCACTATGTTCGAATGGGATTTCCCCCACCTCGCTCGCTTTTACCAAGCCAGGGGGTAATCTGCTGGAAAATTTGTTATCGTACCAAGAAAAAGATGGTGGATTTGCTCATGTGAAAGGGGGAGGCAGTAACCATATGGCAGGGGAGCAGGCGTTGATTGCTCTAACTTCATATCGAAATCTGCTTGAAGGAAAATCACGTGTATATGATTTTACTCCACTAGTGGAACCGGAGCCAGAACCAGACCCCGAGCCGGAGCCAGATCCGGGTCCCGAGCCCCAACCGGATCAAGAGGAATCGCAAGGAACTCCTCCTATGCAAGCGCCCACTCCTACACCTGTAGTGTTGGTAGATGAGCAGCCACTTATGGAATACCCCGTTATTTATCATTCATGGTATCAGGCAGCCACACCTCGACAGACAGTTGTAAGACCAGCTGTAGTGAATAACAACATTGCAACAAGAGCAGAGGATTCTGAATCAGCAGCCCCCGGTGTTGTGACAGATAATGAACCGGAAGAGAATCAGCTCACTTTCGTAAGCGAGGATGAACAGAAAAATAAGTACGCGGCAGCCACACCCGCTTCTCCACAGGTAAAGAACAGAGAGATGAGAGAGTGGATGATCGTATTAGTCGGTGTTGTGATGGTGCTGATGGGACTGGCTTTATATCTTTATGATAAAAGGAGAGGGTGGCAATGACGAGAAGAATATCCATCTTTTTAATTGCAATTGGTTTGCTGTTTGTAGGGGCTGGATCTTGGGAAGCGTTGGCTAGTTCTCCTTTGGTGGAAGAAACTTTAGCTGGTGACGAAAAAGATGTGAAACGATCGGGTCAAAGCGAACTCTCATCGAATCAGATTGAAAACCAAAGTGAAAAAGAGAATGTAAGCGCAGATGATAATAATACCGAAACTTCCTATTCATCAGAAATGAAGGTTAAGGCCACATCTACAGAAGTTCAAACAGAAAACGCTATTACAAAAAAAGACGAGAGACGCACGATAACGAGAACAGCTCCTTCGAACTCCTCTTCACAGCAAGCTGAGCGTGCAAAAAAAGAGAATGCACAACCAACAGCTACTTTTTCGATTCACGGCAGTGGGGGTCAGACTGTACTATCAGCACGCGCGGTGACATTAGTAGAGGGAGATACGGTGTTTGATGTACTTCAACGTGCCACGCAAGCGACAGGGGTTCAAATGGAATATCGTGGATGGGCTCATACCTTGTATGTAGAAGGCATAGACAACTTGTACGAATTTGATGAAGGGCCGGAAAGTGGCTGGATGTATCGAGTAAATGGAGTTTTTCCCAATAAAAGTGCGGGGATTTATGATGTGGATGAAGGAGATGTGATCGAATGGCTCTATACACGCGACCTCGGACGTGATATTGGAGCGGAATTTTGATGAGGATCGGTTTTCAAGCTTTGCACCCTGCTATTACCGTTTTTTATTATGTTGGCGCCCTTTCTCTCCTCTTCCTTCTCTTTCATCCTCTGTTCATTGTGACAGGGGTGACTCTCTTGCTAGCAATGAACTTTCTCTATGATGGTGGGAAGGGCGTTTGGAAATGGAAAGGAATGATGTTGATTACAACCATTCTTTTGATTGTAGTAAATGTAATCACATCACAGCGTGGTTCCGTTATTCTCTGGCAGGGTGAACGGTACCGAATTACAGGTGAATCTTTACTATATGGCACCATGATGGCAGGAATGATCGTTGCTGTCATTATGCTCTTTATTTCTTATCAACAGGTGGTTACTGCGGATAAATTTCTATATCTATTTGCGCGTCTTCTACCCCAATGGGCAATGCTGACGATGTTAGCGGTTCGTTTTATGCCGCTGTTGCGGGAGCGCTTAAGCGAGATTGAAAAGGTCCAACGAGTGCGACTGGGGGAAGGGACACCTGGATGGAAAAAGCGAATGCAGCGTAAGATGAAACAATTAGAAGTATTACTTACTTGGTCGTTAGAAGAGGGACTGCAGTCAGCCGATTCGATGAGAGCACGTGGATATGGTGTGGGTAGACGAACCGCTTATGTGTATTGGCGTTGGCGAATGAGGGATAGCTGGTCTTTGTTCATCTTGGGGGCGCTTATGCTCTTCTGTTATTGGGGAAGGTGGCAGGGATGGGGGGTGCTGGATATTTACCCGGATTTGGAGCGATTCTCTTTGATAGAAGCTGAGTGGCTTTTATTGATGGGATATCTACTATTTATTAGCTTCCCTATCTTGATTGAAGCAAAGGAGACCTTATGATGAATGTACTTACATGTAAAGAGCTCAGCTTTACCTTTGCAGGAGAGAAAAGCCCCACTTTGAAAGAGATCTCGATGGGAATAACTCCGGGAGAATTTGTACTTTTATGTGGTCCAACGGGTTCTGGGAAAAGTACGCTTTTGCGAATGCTCAAACAGGAAATTCAACCGGCAGGGGAACAATCAGGGGAAATATGGTATAAAGAGAGTGAATTGGGGCGTGTAGAAGCGAGCCGAGCCGCAGCGGAGATTGGTTTTCTGTTTCAAAATCCTGAGCATCAGATTGTGATGGAAAAGGGTTTGGAAGAGCTAGTGTTTGGTATGGAGAATTTAGGATATCCGCCAGCGCTCATGCGGAGGAGAGCGGCAGAAGCGAGTGCTTATTTGGGTTTGGAAAAAGAGTTATCCCAACAGACGTCTACGTTGTCAGGGGGAGAAAAGCAATTATTAAATTTGGCATCACTCTTGGCGATGAAACCTCGAGTATTACTCTTGGATGAACCAACAGCACTTTTGGATCCTGTGCACGCTCTTCAATTTCTACAGACATTAAAGCGTTTTAATCAGGAAACGGGTATGACCGTGATTTTGTCCGAACATCGGTTGGAAGACGTGTATCCACTGTGTGATCGTGTGCTCATGTTGGAGAATGGACGGCTTGTTTATAATGGTTCTCCGAGAGAAGGGATACGATGGTTGGCAGCAAAGGGGGGGAGTCTTCGAAAATGGATGCCTACGGTTCCAGCGACACTATCGGCTTTACAGCAAAATAATAAAACGGAGGATGATGTGCCACTAACGATTGCAGAAGGAAGAAGGTGGCTATTAAAAATAGCCCCTTCTACTAGAGCAGGTGCACAGCGCGCTGCCGCTTCCCTTGAGGCAAAGACGACACCGCCTCGGCGCCCGCTCTGTTCATTAGAAAAAATTCAGTTTACCTATAGGAATGGGCAACAAGTGTTAACTGAGCTTAATCTCAAAGTGTTACCTGGGGAGTGCGTAGCAGTATTGGGAGGCAATGGTTCCGGTAAGTCAACGCTGTTACAAGTGGTTGCAGGTCTACTTCGACCTCGGAAGGGCTTGGTCCGTTTGCCGAGGAAAGAGCATCGAATCGGGTACCTTCCGCAAAATATAGAATCTTTTTTCTTGGGGGATACATTATCGCAGGAAATAGAATTTGTCACAGAAGGTGTAGGAAGTGAAGAAGGGGGTAACAAGCATCAAGATATCGTACAGTTATTTTCGCTGAACCCTCTGCTGGAGCAACATCCTCTTGATCTAAGTGGGGGGGAGAGACAAAAAGCGGCACTTGCTTGTTTACTCTTACAAAAACCAAATATGTATTTGTTGGATGAACCCACACAAGGAATGGATCCAGTTACCAAGGAAATATGTAAGCATTCTTTGTTACAACGAGCATCAGAAGGTGCGGGCATTCTTTTTACCACCCACGATGTGGAGTTTGCTGCTGAGGTAGCAACACGTTGTGTCATGTTGTTTGAAGGTGAAATCATTGTTTCAGAGCCGACGGCTGCTTTTTTTCGTGGCAATGATTTTTATACAACAGCGGCGTATCGGTTAACGCGCGAAACGGGATGGCCTGAGGGGATTACGATGAAGGAGGTGCATACCCTGTGGGACGGATTGGTTGGCGCGCGTTTGTAGTCATTACTCTTTTTTGTTCGTGGCAGGTTACGCGCTGGCTCGCGTTAGGCCCTTTTTGGACTAGTCTGGTATTACTCGCATGTTTTATTTTTCTGATGATTATTCGATTTGAACGATCAGACGTCAATAGTAAGGAGTTGGTGCTTATTGCGCTTTTGATTGCAATAGCGGCGGTTAGCAGAGTTCCTTTTGCTGGAATTCCAAGTGTGCAGCCAACTACCTTCGTTATTATTGTAGCGGCAATCGTATTGGGTGCAGAACGGGGGTTTGTCATTGGCGCGGGAGCGGCGTTAGTGTCAAATATGTTTTTGGGTCAGGGACCCTGGACTCCTTGGCAAATGGTAAGTTGGGGGTTGGTAGGTTGGACAGCAGGGGTATTGAAAGATACTTTTATCATGAAAAATATGAGCACTCGGTTGCTTTTCGGGTTTGTATGGGGGTTTCTATTTGGTTGGATCATGAATGTGTGGGTGGTGATCGGGATGGAGAATCATAGTTGGTCTACATTTGTTTCCGTCTACGTTGCCAGCTTCTATTTTGATTTGGCTCATGCATTATCTAATCTATTTTTTCTGGCTGCATTCTCTTCACGTTGGGTGAGGGTTTTAGCAAGGTTTAAGAGAAAGTACGGTTTAGTGATCGCATCTTCTTCCAATTGAGAAATTAGACGCTATGTAGAAGAAGTCTCCTTCACATGAAGGAGCTTCCATTATATCTTTTAGTAAACACCGCATCCGCATACAAAAACGAAGATGGTTGCGATTACCAATAAGAAGATTAGTAAGCTTTTGTATCCGAAACAACCATAATTATACCCACAACTCACACTGCATTCCTCCTTTACCGTTTTCACTATATAAGATATGTAGAGAGGGGGAAAACGCGCGGGTGTATGCCTTTCTCGATCAGAAACAGGCAGATATCATTAATTGGAGTTGTTTTACTTATAGGGAAGAGCCGCTCACCCTATGGATAAGCGGCTTCATCCTAGTTATCACTATCTTCTAGTAGTAACCGCATCCGCATACGAAGACGAAGATGGTCGCGATCACGAGCAAAAAGATAAGCAGGCTTTTGTAGCCGAAGCATCCGTAATTGTAACCACAGCTGTAGCCACTCATAAACGGCATTCCTCCTCTGTTGGGATCTATATATACATATGTTTTTCCTCTGTAATGGAGCGGGTAGATGCCTTGGTTTTACGGAAAAGAGGCGACTACCCCTCATCAACTTTCTTTGCTAAAAACCTGTGCTTTTCATTCTTCCTATTGATTAAGGTAAACGGCTTGGTATATACTCGACGTAGGTGATGGTGTGCGAAAATAGGATCATCACCGATAAGTGTATAGCAACGGGAGCTTGGAGAAGCCAGGCTGAGAGGGCGGGAACTCTACGCCGACCGATAAACCTGATCTGGGTAATGCCAGCGTAGGAATGGTGGGATAAGGGACTGGTTTGCGATTGTGCAGACGTCCTTCCTCGACAAAGTCGCTACGCTGTGTGCGGCTTCTTTTGTTTGTCAAAAAATGAAAAGCCCGGTTTATGAACAAGAGAAATTCAAAATAAAACCTTAATATTAGGAGTGTTATGATGAGTGAAAATAATAAGTTAGATTTTCCGAACAGCCGTAAAGTGTACCAGACAGGGTCTCGCCCCGATATTCGAGTACCAGTGCGGGAAATTGAACTTCACCCTACAAGTGGTCGCTTTGGTGAAGAGGAGAATGAGCCTGTTCGAGTCTACGACTGTAGTGGACCTTATACGGATCCAGACGTGACGATTGATTTACGTAAAGGGTTATCCCCATTGCGTCAAGAGTGGATCAGAGAACGTAATGATGTGGAAGAGTATGAAGGGCGGAAAGTGCAACCACTAGATAATGGGTACCAAAAAGAAGGGAAGGGATCACGTGAAGTGTTTCCTCATGTGAACTCTCGCCCACTGCGTGCGAAGAGAGGTAAATACGTGACGCAGATGCATTATGCCAAGCAAGGCATCATTACTCCTGAAATGGAATTTGTCGCCTTACGAGAAAAATTGAGTCCAGAATTCGTACGGGAAGAAGTAGCGAGTGGACGTGCGATTATACCTGCTAACATTAATCACCCTGAGATTGAGCCGATGATCATCGGTAAACATTTTCACGTGAAGATTAATGCCAATATCGGTAACTCTGCCGTCAGCTCCTCCATTGAAGAAGAAGTAGAAAAAATGCGTTGGGCTACCCATTGGGGTGCAGACACCATTATGGATTTGTCAACCGGGAAAGATATTCATACTACTCGTGAGTGGATTATTCGTAACTCACCGGTTCCAGTGGGGACGGTGCCGATTTATCAAGCCTTGGAAAAAGTAGCTGGGAAACCGGAAGCCCTTACAT
This sequence is a window from Mechercharimyces sp. CAU 1602. Protein-coding genes within it:
- the nadA gene encoding quinolinate synthase NadA is translated as MQTSILNPVNASLPEELRSLTYKEYDERIRKAIAQLGDDLVILGHHYQRDDVIQYADYRGDSLQLAKVAEKLGDKKYIVFCGVHFMAETTDTLTSEEQKVILPDMRAGCSMADMADIDEVEEAWEAIQAQLGDTVIPVTYVNSTAAIKSFVGRHGGTTCTSSNAHQVLEWAFAQKKRILFLPDQHLGRNTAFDMGIPLEQMVVWDPKAGDFEGLECELEETRMLLWKGHCSVHEKFTVEQIEGHRERDPEMKIIVHPECSHEVVQAADDNGSTSYIINQIEAAPAGSKWAIGTEVNLVQRLANDHPEQEIRLLSNTICPCLTMNRIDQPHLLWVLEGLVRDEVINQITVDPETTKWSQVALDRMLGIS
- a CDS encoding DUF4430 domain-containing protein yields the protein MKKGCDVMTHHLYRWILFLATFMLFFLFPGISLAETSTEDVESSLTISVVGEKQQSMMTGSISFTHLEGDTAFEALQAVYQGQIGYSGSGRTLYVHDIGGLTEFKRGALSGWVYRVNGKYPTESAGSYQVSDGDVIEWLYTTNNGIDLGYPLTESQARNGNNMARSVTQPSAETDEQTDVGMRDDDKERKQVEAHKPAPVVEQAGSERAVTKDKAVHSVSALQSESKEPPPTISDMGREERKGKDKKKKEDASEKLLQWTLDHYINSEWQIIGLYQAAGIVPEGYLQKVEAQVQANQGEFRRVTDYERLILGILAGGGDPRNIGGYDLVEKLYNNERMTYQGSNGVIFALVALDAYDYAIPEDALWNRGKLVDWLLEHQNDDGSWALSQGAGDVDITAMVLTSLAPYEDAKVEEAKQKGFIWLSARQKESGGFESWGSETSESASQVMIALCSNGISPTSLAFTKPGGNLLENLLSYQEKDGGFAHVKGGGSNHMAGEQALIALTSYRNLLEGKSRVYDFTPLVEPEPEPDPEPEPDPGPEPQPDQEESQGTPPMQAPTPTPVVLVDEQPLMEYPVIYHSWYQAATPRQTVVRPAVVNNNIATRAEDSESAAPGVVTDNEPEENQLTFVSEDEQKNKYAAATPASPQVKNREMREWMIVLVGVVMVLMGLALYLYDKRRGWQ
- a CDS encoding DUF4430 domain-containing protein, translated to MTRRISIFLIAIGLLFVGAGSWEALASSPLVEETLAGDEKDVKRSGQSELSSNQIENQSEKENVSADDNNTETSYSSEMKVKATSTEVQTENAITKKDERRTITRTAPSNSSSQQAERAKKENAQPTATFSIHGSGGQTVLSARAVTLVEGDTVFDVLQRATQATGVQMEYRGWAHTLYVEGIDNLYEFDEGPESGWMYRVNGVFPNKSAGIYDVDEGDVIEWLYTRDLGRDIGAEF
- a CDS encoding energy-coupling factor transporter transmembrane component T; its protein translation is MRIGFQALHPAITVFYYVGALSLLFLLFHPLFIVTGVTLLLAMNFLYDGGKGVWKWKGMMLITTILLIVVNVITSQRGSVILWQGERYRITGESLLYGTMMAGMIVAVIMLFISYQQVVTADKFLYLFARLLPQWAMLTMLAVRFMPLLRERLSEIEKVQRVRLGEGTPGWKKRMQRKMKQLEVLLTWSLEEGLQSADSMRARGYGVGRRTAYVYWRWRMRDSWSLFILGALMLFCYWGRWQGWGVLDIYPDLERFSLIEAEWLLLMGYLLFISFPILIEAKETL
- a CDS encoding ABC transporter ATP-binding protein translates to MNVLTCKELSFTFAGEKSPTLKEISMGITPGEFVLLCGPTGSGKSTLLRMLKQEIQPAGEQSGEIWYKESELGRVEASRAAAEIGFLFQNPEHQIVMEKGLEELVFGMENLGYPPALMRRRAAEASAYLGLEKELSQQTSTLSGGEKQLLNLASLLAMKPRVLLLDEPTALLDPVHALQFLQTLKRFNQETGMTVILSEHRLEDVYPLCDRVLMLENGRLVYNGSPREGIRWLAAKGGSLRKWMPTVPATLSALQQNNKTEDDVPLTIAEGRRWLLKIAPSTRAGAQRAAASLEAKTTPPRRPLCSLEKIQFTYRNGQQVLTELNLKVLPGECVAVLGGNGSGKSTLLQVVAGLLRPRKGLVRLPRKEHRIGYLPQNIESFFLGDTLSQEIEFVTEGVGSEEGGNKHQDIVQLFSLNPLLEQHPLDLSGGERQKAALACLLLQKPNMYLLDEPTQGMDPVTKEICKHSLLQRASEGAGILFTTHDVEFAAEVATRCVMLFEGEIIVSEPTAAFFRGNDFYTTAAYRLTRETGWPEGITMKEVHTLWDGLVGARL
- a CDS encoding ECF transporter S component yields the protein MIIRFERSDVNSKELVLIALLIAIAAVSRVPFAGIPSVQPTTFVIIVAAIVLGAERGFVIGAGAALVSNMFLGQGPWTPWQMVSWGLVGWTAGVLKDTFIMKNMSTRLLFGFVWGFLFGWIMNVWVVIGMENHSWSTFVSVYVASFYFDLAHALSNLFFLAAFSSRWVRVLARFKRKYGLVIASSSN